A genomic stretch from Vibrio algarum includes:
- the panC gene encoding pantoate--beta-alanine ligase, whose protein sequence is MQTISDISSLREQIALLKREGRTIALVPTMGNLHEGHLTLVRKAKEHADIVVVSIFVNPMQFERADDLNNYPRTLDNDLSILNGEGVELVFTPTPEIMYPDGLDKQTSVEVPGLSHMLEGVSRPGHFKGVATIVTKLFNIVRPEFACFGEKDFQQLAVIKQMTEDLCFGIKIIGVPTVRELDGLAMSSRNGLLTMDERQRAPVLAKTMRWVSSQIRGGRNDYSSLVEDAEDQLRAAGLHPDEIFIRDAKTLLTIGEETSQAVILISAFLGKARLIDNQVLELVVEEKEQEQV, encoded by the coding sequence ATGCAAACAATCTCAGATATTTCCTCTTTGCGAGAGCAAATAGCACTGCTAAAACGTGAAGGTAGAACCATTGCTTTAGTACCAACTATGGGCAACCTTCATGAAGGGCACTTAACGTTAGTACGTAAAGCAAAAGAGCATGCTGACATTGTTGTAGTAAGCATCTTTGTTAACCCAATGCAGTTTGAACGTGCAGATGATCTTAACAATTACCCTCGTACCTTAGACAACGACCTAAGTATACTAAATGGTGAAGGGGTTGAACTCGTATTCACACCAACACCTGAAATAATGTATCCGGATGGCCTAGATAAGCAAACATCTGTTGAAGTTCCGGGTCTTTCGCATATGCTTGAGGGGGTTTCACGTCCTGGTCACTTCAAAGGCGTTGCAACTATAGTTACTAAATTATTTAATATCGTTAGACCTGAGTTTGCTTGCTTTGGTGAGAAAGACTTCCAACAACTTGCTGTTATCAAGCAAATGACTGAAGACCTCTGTTTCGGTATTAAGATTATCGGTGTTCCTACCGTCAGAGAACTAGATGGCTTAGCCATGAGCTCTCGTAACGGCCTTCTCACCATGGATGAACGGCAACGAGCACCAGTGTTAGCAAAAACAATGCGCTGGGTCAGTAGCCAAATCCGAGGTGGACGAAATGACTACAGTTCTTTAGTGGAAGATGCAGAGGATCAATTAAGAGCAGCGGGTCTTCATCCAGATGAGATATTCATTAGAGATGCAAAAACTCTTCTAACTATCGGCGAAGAAACCTCTCAAGCAGTCATACTGATATCAGCATTTTTAGGTAAAGCAAGATTAATCGATAATCAGGTACTTGAGTTGGTTGTAGAAGAAAAAGAACAAGAGCAAGTATAG
- the panB gene encoding 3-methyl-2-oxobutanoate hydroxymethyltransferase translates to MKKITINDLITWKRDGRKFASSTAYDASFAQLFEQQEMPVLLVGDSLGMVLQGQDNTLPVTIEDMAYHTRSVRLGSPNSLLMADMPFMSYATPEQAGQNAAKLMQSGANMVKLEGGKWLVDTVKFLTERAVPVCAHLGLTPQSVNIFGGYKIQGRDQEKADQMVSDAIAMQEAGAQIVLLECVPAELAKRITKAVDIPVIGIGAGSDTDGQILVMHDMFGISANYMPKFSKNFLAETGDIRKAVSLYISEVQDGTFPGSDHTIA, encoded by the coding sequence ATGAAAAAAATCACTATCAACGATCTGATTACTTGGAAAAGAGATGGTCGTAAATTTGCTTCATCAACTGCTTACGATGCAAGCTTTGCTCAACTTTTTGAGCAACAAGAAATGCCAGTACTACTTGTTGGAGACTCTCTTGGGATGGTACTCCAAGGGCAGGACAACACTTTGCCGGTCACTATCGAAGATATGGCTTATCATACCCGTAGTGTACGATTAGGAAGTCCAAACAGTCTATTAATGGCAGACATGCCATTCATGAGCTACGCCACGCCAGAACAAGCAGGCCAAAATGCGGCAAAACTGATGCAATCAGGTGCAAATATGGTTAAGTTGGAAGGTGGTAAATGGTTAGTCGACACGGTCAAGTTTCTAACTGAACGTGCCGTTCCTGTATGTGCGCATCTAGGTTTAACACCTCAGTCAGTCAATATATTTGGCGGGTATAAGATTCAAGGTCGAGACCAAGAAAAAGCCGACCAGATGGTGAGTGATGCTATCGCAATGCAAGAGGCTGGAGCTCAAATTGTTCTATTAGAATGTGTGCCCGCCGAACTAGCAAAAAGAATTACCAAAGCGGTTGATATCCCAGTGATTGGAATAGGGGCAGGAAGTGATACCGATGGTCAAATTCTAGTCATGCACGATATGTTTGGTATTTCAGCCAACTATATGCCGAAGTTCTCTAAAAACTTTTTAGCTGAAACCGGAGACATTCGCAAAGCGGTTTCTCTATACATTTCAGAAGTACAAGATGGCACTTTCCCTGGCTCTGACCACACCATCGCTTAA
- the folK gene encoding 2-amino-4-hydroxy-6-hydroxymethyldihydropteridine diphosphokinase, with translation MITVYIAIGSNLNDPVNQTKNAIEALKNLTKTQFLQASSLYSSAPMGPQDQPDYINAVVEIQTELTPIELLNLTQAIELEHGRVRKGERWGPRTLDLDILLYGNDVIHSERLVIPHYGMHEREFVLYPLAEIAPNLKLPGGIELSNLLLKVDKNGLSVWQ, from the coding sequence ATGATAACGGTCTATATCGCGATTGGCAGTAATCTAAATGATCCTGTCAATCAAACGAAAAATGCTATAGAAGCCTTGAAAAATTTAACAAAGACCCAATTTTTACAGGCATCGTCACTATATAGCAGTGCTCCTATGGGGCCTCAAGATCAACCCGACTATATTAATGCTGTTGTCGAGATACAAACCGAGTTGACGCCTATCGAGTTACTAAATCTAACTCAGGCGATTGAATTAGAGCATGGTCGCGTCCGTAAAGGTGAACGTTGGGGTCCTAGGACTCTAGATTTAGACATTCTACTTTATGGCAATGATGTAATACATTCCGAGCGTCTAGTCATTCCTCACTACGGAATGCATGAAAGAGAATTTGTTCTCTATCCGCTCGCTGAAATCGCACCAAATTTGAAACTTCCAGGTGGAATAGAGCTATCGAATCTGCTGCTTAAAGTGGATAAAAATGGCCTAAGTGTTTGGCAATAA
- the pcnB gene encoding polynucleotide adenylyltransferase PcnB, with product MGEIKLNIITRNEHGVSRKDISDNALKVLYRLSNAGFDAFLVGGGVRDLLLGHKPKDFDIATNATPEEIRALFKNCRLIGRRFRLAHIMFGREIIEVATFRGHHQEPAKNVSAQSDEGMLLRDNVYGTIDEDAERRDFTINAMYYNIADFSIQDFAEGKEDLDDGLIRLIGDPETRYREDPVRMLRAVRFAAKLDMDICATTADPILDLAYLLEDIPSARLFEESLKLLQSGQGLETYLLMRDYDLFKPLFPLVAEDFTDEGDSETEHMIELVLESTDKRVNEGKRINPAFMFAALLWYPLNRVARKMMDEKGIAYYDAIMEASNVVLDQQVKSIAIPRRHTATIREIWQLQLRLPRRSGKRATRLMELNKFRAGFDFLEMRGEVEQGETKELAKWWQTYQNAGRNMRQAMSNDLGQDKPSYRRRKNYRSNKSKSNS from the coding sequence ATTGGAGAGATCAAGCTGAACATTATCACTCGAAATGAGCACGGGGTTTCCCGTAAAGACATTAGTGACAATGCATTGAAGGTGCTTTATCGCCTTAGCAATGCAGGGTTTGATGCATTCTTAGTTGGTGGTGGAGTAAGAGACTTACTTTTGGGTCACAAGCCAAAAGACTTTGATATAGCAACAAACGCAACACCAGAAGAAATCCGTGCTTTATTCAAAAACTGTCGTCTAATTGGCCGACGATTTCGCTTAGCCCATATCATGTTTGGCCGTGAAATCATCGAAGTCGCAACATTTCGTGGTCACCATCAAGAGCCAGCAAAAAATGTATCGGCACAATCTGATGAAGGTATGCTGCTTAGAGACAATGTCTACGGCACAATAGATGAAGATGCAGAACGTAGAGATTTTACAATCAACGCGATGTATTACAATATTGCCGACTTCAGTATTCAAGATTTTGCCGAAGGCAAAGAAGACCTTGATGATGGTTTAATCCGCCTTATTGGTGATCCTGAAACTCGCTACCGTGAAGATCCTGTTCGGATGCTAAGAGCGGTTCGTTTCGCTGCTAAATTGGACATGGATATATGTGCTACGACGGCAGACCCTATCCTTGACCTTGCTTACCTGCTTGAAGATATTCCTTCAGCTCGTCTTTTTGAAGAATCACTTAAGCTACTTCAATCAGGACAAGGGCTCGAAACTTATTTACTAATGAGAGATTACGATCTCTTTAAACCACTATTTCCACTTGTTGCTGAAGATTTTACCGACGAAGGTGACTCAGAAACCGAACATATGATCGAGCTTGTTCTAGAGTCAACAGATAAGCGCGTAAACGAAGGCAAGCGAATTAATCCCGCCTTTATGTTTGCTGCTCTTCTATGGTATCCACTGAATCGTGTCGCTCGTAAGATGATGGATGAAAAAGGCATTGCTTATTACGATGCTATTATGGAAGCAAGTAATGTTGTGCTAGACCAACAGGTAAAAAGCATTGCGATTCCAAGAAGGCATACAGCAACTATTAGAGAAATTTGGCAGCTTCAATTAAGGCTACCAAGAAGAAGTGGCAAACGAGCAACTCGCCTAATGGAACTAAACAAGTTTCGTGCAGGCTTTGATTTCTTAGAGATGCGTGGTGAAGTAGAGCAAGGTGAAACCAAAGAGCTAGCAAAATGGTGGCAAACCTACCAAAACGCAGGTCGAAATATGCGCCAAGCTATGAGCAATGATTTAGGGCAAGACAAACCGAGCTATCGTCGACGCAAAAACTATCGCAGTAATAAAAGTAAATCTAATTCATGA
- the gluQRS gene encoding tRNA glutamyl-Q(34) synthetase GluQRS: protein MSYIGRFAPSPSGPLHFGSLVAALGSYFQARSNKGRWLVRMEDLDPPREMPGAAQLILNTLEAYHLYWDGDVLYQSQRHEAYQEKVDEWLLTEKAYFCQCSRKQIKALGGFYLGTCRHKKLTCEKECAVRLRVDKPITHFDDKIRGRIEIPPTLAAEDFIIKRRDGLFAYNLAVVLDDIEQGITEVVRGSDLIEPTGRQIGLYQLLNTTPVDYLHLPLAIDEFGHKLSKQNHAEAIDLQHPKPTLIQAMRFLGFVIPKEIQEAKLDEILAWGCSNWSINELPLKIEITTPFSNGAL from the coding sequence ATGAGCTATATTGGCCGCTTTGCACCTTCTCCTTCTGGCCCACTACATTTTGGTTCACTTGTTGCCGCACTTGGAAGCTACTTCCAAGCACGGTCGAATAAGGGACGATGGCTGGTAAGAATGGAGGATCTAGATCCACCAAGAGAAATGCCAGGAGCTGCTCAACTAATTTTAAATACGCTCGAAGCATATCACCTGTATTGGGACGGTGATGTGTTATACCAGAGCCAGCGTCATGAAGCATATCAAGAAAAAGTCGATGAGTGGTTACTCACTGAAAAAGCCTATTTTTGCCAATGCAGCAGAAAACAGATCAAAGCTCTGGGTGGATTTTATTTAGGTACCTGTCGACATAAAAAATTAACGTGCGAGAAAGAGTGTGCGGTGAGGCTACGAGTAGATAAACCGATAACACACTTTGACGATAAAATAAGAGGTCGAATCGAGATACCGCCTACTTTGGCTGCTGAAGATTTCATCATTAAGCGCCGAGACGGGCTTTTTGCCTACAACTTAGCGGTTGTGTTAGATGATATAGAGCAAGGTATAACGGAAGTAGTTAGGGGCTCAGACCTTATAGAGCCCACAGGGCGTCAAATTGGCCTCTACCAACTTCTAAATACGACTCCTGTTGATTATCTGCATCTACCATTGGCTATTGATGAATTCGGGCATAAACTGTCGAAACAAAATCACGCAGAAGCCATTGATTTACAACATCCAAAGCCTACGCTTATTCAAGCGATGAGATTCCTTGGTTTTGTTATTCCTAAAGAGATCCAAGAAGCAAAACTGGATGAAATTTTAGCATGGGGATGCTCAAACTGGTCGATAAACGAGCTACCATTAAAGATCGAGATCACAACACCATTCTCAAACGGTGCTCTGTAG
- the dksA gene encoding RNA polymerase-binding protein DksA, with protein sequence MPEKKKALGILAIAGVEPYQEKAGEEYMSPEQMAHFSKILGAWRDQLRDEVERTVHHMQDEAANFPDPVDRASQEEEFSLELRNRDRERRLIKKIEKTLNKIEEDDFGFCESCGVEIGIRRLEARPTADLCIDCKTLAEMKERQMQG encoded by the coding sequence ATGCCAGAAAAGAAAAAAGCGCTAGGCATCCTAGCCATAGCAGGCGTTGAGCCTTACCAAGAAAAAGCTGGTGAAGAGTACATGTCACCAGAACAGATGGCTCATTTTTCCAAGATCTTAGGAGCTTGGCGTGACCAACTTAGGGATGAAGTTGAGCGAACTGTGCACCATATGCAGGATGAAGCTGCAAACTTCCCAGATCCAGTAGATAGAGCTTCTCAAGAAGAAGAATTCAGTCTTGAATTACGTAACCGAGATCGTGAGCGTCGTTTAATCAAAAAAATTGAAAAAACACTCAATAAGATCGAAGAAGATGATTTTGGATTCTGTGAATCATGTGGCGTTGAAATCGGCATCCGCCGATTAGAAGCTCGTCCTACAGCCGATCTTTGTATCGACTGTAAAACTCTTGCTGAAATGAAAGAAAGACAGATGCAAGGTTAA